A window of the Schlesneria paludicola DSM 18645 genome harbors these coding sequences:
- a CDS encoding threonine ammonia-lyase: protein MTIREVTIDDVRDAESVIREHLTPIPLIRSYSLERELGLPSHRRVWLKDYGWTPVGSFKLLGALYWMAKNLERIGDRPVAAHSSGNFASGISFAGMRYKKQVVVVMPESAPRVKFKLTRSFGAEVMTYDISRDHETGERDRITRELADERKAVQASPYDDPYVIAGNGVGGLEVVTELQQQGRDVSHFFCQVSGGGLMAGQAIAIADGFPSAKIIGVEPDGADDFRQSLAANKRTRVDHPQSICDGLLSYDVGEHNWPILRKFVTDAVAISELKTRGAMKWLYDTHGLRTEPSGAISTAALLSGQISTEGTGDIVVVISGRNVDEDRFQEWMTLPSDSK, encoded by the coding sequence ATGACGATCCGCGAAGTGACCATTGACGACGTTCGAGATGCCGAGTCCGTCATTCGAGAGCATCTGACACCCATTCCCCTGATTCGTTCGTACTCGCTCGAACGTGAATTGGGGCTGCCAAGTCATCGCCGCGTCTGGCTGAAAGACTATGGATGGACTCCCGTGGGTTCGTTCAAGTTACTAGGTGCTCTCTACTGGATGGCCAAGAATCTCGAGCGAATCGGCGACCGGCCCGTCGCGGCCCATTCGTCCGGAAACTTTGCCTCGGGGATCTCGTTTGCGGGGATGCGATACAAGAAGCAGGTGGTCGTCGTGATGCCCGAATCCGCGCCACGCGTCAAATTCAAATTGACCCGGTCCTTCGGGGCTGAAGTCATGACGTACGATATTTCGCGCGACCACGAAACGGGTGAACGCGATCGCATCACGCGCGAGCTGGCCGATGAACGGAAAGCCGTTCAGGCCTCGCCCTATGATGACCCCTATGTCATTGCCGGAAACGGAGTCGGCGGACTGGAAGTCGTCACCGAATTGCAGCAACAGGGTCGCGACGTGTCCCACTTCTTCTGCCAGGTCAGCGGCGGAGGTCTGATGGCTGGTCAAGCGATTGCCATCGCCGATGGGTTCCCGTCGGCAAAAATCATAGGGGTGGAACCCGACGGCGCTGATGACTTTCGACAATCGCTGGCCGCAAACAAGCGAACCCGCGTCGATCATCCCCAGAGTATCTGCGACGGGTTACTCTCGTACGACGTGGGTGAGCACAACTGGCCTATTCTGCGGAAGTTTGTCACGGATGCCGTCGCGATTTCCGAACTGAAGACGAGGGGGGCGATGAAGTGGCTGTACGACACGCACGGCCTTCGTACCGAGCCTTCCGGCGCGATCTCGACCGCCGCACTCCTTAGCGGCCAGATTTCGACTGAAGGTACGGGGGACATCGTCGTTGTCATCAGCGGACGGAACGTGGACGAAGACCGTTTCCAGGAATGGATGACGTTGCCAAGCGACTCAAAATGA